The Streptomonospora litoralis genome window below encodes:
- the rocD gene encoding ornithine--oxo-acid transaminase produces the protein MSETRALGPQEAGGDPAGAVDSTAEHIRLAETHSAHNYAPLPVVIAEGEGAWVTDVEGRSYLDCLAGYSAVNFGHRNPELVAAAKRQLDRVTLTSRAFYHDRFAPFAAALAGLAGKGRVLPMNSGAEAVETAVKVARRWAYDVKGVPADQATIVVAGGNFHGRTTTIVSFSDDPDAYGGYGPYTPGFRSVPYGDADAVAEAVDSTTAAVLVEPVQGEAGVIVPPPDYLPRLRELCDRNRVLLIADEIQSGLGRTGTVRACEHTGVVPDAYLFGKALGGGILPVSAMVADEDVLGVVKPGQHGSTFGGNPMACAMGSEVVRMLREGPYLGDARRLGEVLRTRLKELEGSGAVATRCIGLWAGVDVAPELATGRRMCELLAERGVLVKDTHGSTIRLSPPLVISEDDLNRALDQVAAVLHDLGATRA, from the coding sequence ATGAGCGAGACCCGCGCTCTGGGACCGCAGGAGGCCGGCGGAGATCCCGCCGGTGCAGTCGACTCGACCGCCGAGCACATCCGGCTGGCCGAGACCCACTCCGCACACAACTACGCCCCCCTGCCCGTCGTCATCGCCGAAGGCGAGGGCGCCTGGGTGACCGACGTCGAGGGCCGAAGCTACCTCGACTGCCTGGCCGGATACTCCGCCGTGAACTTCGGCCACCGCAACCCCGAACTCGTCGCGGCCGCCAAGCGCCAGCTGGACCGCGTCACACTGACCAGCCGAGCCTTCTACCACGACCGCTTCGCGCCGTTCGCCGCCGCCCTGGCCGGGCTCGCCGGCAAGGGCCGGGTGCTGCCGATGAACTCCGGCGCCGAGGCGGTGGAGACCGCCGTCAAGGTCGCCCGCCGATGGGCCTACGACGTCAAGGGCGTGCCTGCCGACCAGGCCACCATCGTCGTCGCCGGCGGCAACTTCCACGGACGCACCACCACCATCGTCTCCTTCTCCGACGATCCCGACGCCTACGGCGGCTACGGCCCCTACACCCCCGGGTTCCGCTCCGTCCCCTACGGCGACGCCGACGCGGTCGCCGAGGCCGTCGACTCCACCACCGCGGCCGTGCTCGTGGAGCCGGTACAGGGCGAGGCCGGTGTGATCGTGCCGCCGCCCGACTACCTGCCGCGGCTGCGCGAGCTCTGCGACCGCAACCGCGTACTGCTCATCGCCGACGAGATCCAGTCGGGCCTGGGCCGCACCGGAACCGTGCGCGCCTGCGAGCACACCGGGGTGGTCCCCGACGCCTACCTCTTCGGCAAAGCGCTGGGCGGCGGCATCCTGCCGGTGTCGGCGATGGTCGCCGACGAGGACGTGCTGGGTGTCGTCAAACCCGGCCAGCACGGCAGCACCTTCGGCGGCAACCCCATGGCCTGCGCCATGGGTTCCGAGGTGGTGCGGATGCTGCGTGAGGGCCCCTACCTCGGCGACGCGCGGCGGCTGGGCGAGGTGCTGCGCACCCGGCTCAAGGAGCTGGAGGGCAGCGGCGCCGTCGCCACCCGCTGCATCGGCCTGTGGGCGGGCGTCGACGTTGCGCCGGAGCTGGCCACCGGGCGGCGGATGTGCGAGCTGCTGGCCGAGCGCGGCGTCCTCGTCAAGGACACCCACGGCTCCACGATCCGGTTGTCGCCGCCGCTGGTGATCTCCGAGGACGACCTGAACCGGGCACTCGACCAGGTTGCCGCGGTGCTGCACGACCTGGGCGCGACGCGCGCCTGA
- a CDS encoding SGNH/GDSL hydrolase family protein: MASAVLVCVAVMLVPVTREGVLDAWCEVTGQGCSRLEDPRRDYDGASGWRERLTPEEAATWGNYIALGDSYSSGEGAGEYAEGTAASGGCRRSANAYPERVADSFDFSGQLGFFACSRQRGEAMLQSLGETKSQIGRVTAHTSLVTIGIGGNDLGFTTILKKCMLRVPLMETTACSDQEERIERNMRAFDSTFEDIVDEIRERAPDARILVVGYPRLFPTDPEGMYYTLAPHDQEWLNHMLKRFNKQVRQSTAELDAGIVEDRQTGSVEYVRMYDALKGHEIGSEKPWLNGVLLGDFADGVRVDHGTFHPNARGHRAFSEQVLQRLEEGPDRALYAAQETLDNASPEVLAGELD; the protein is encoded by the coding sequence GTGGCCTCCGCGGTTCTGGTGTGCGTCGCCGTCATGCTGGTACCGGTGACCCGCGAGGGTGTGCTCGACGCCTGGTGCGAGGTCACCGGCCAGGGCTGCTCGCGCCTGGAGGACCCCCGCCGCGACTACGACGGCGCATCGGGCTGGCGCGAGCGCCTGACCCCCGAGGAGGCGGCCACCTGGGGCAACTACATCGCCTTGGGCGACTCGTACTCCTCGGGCGAGGGCGCGGGCGAGTACGCCGAGGGCACGGCCGCCTCGGGCGGATGCCGGCGCTCGGCCAACGCCTACCCCGAGCGCGTGGCGGACTCCTTCGACTTCTCCGGTCAGCTGGGGTTCTTCGCGTGCAGCCGCCAGCGCGGCGAAGCCATGCTGCAGTCGCTGGGCGAGACGAAGTCGCAGATCGGGCGGGTGACCGCGCACACTTCGCTGGTCACCATCGGCATCGGCGGCAACGACCTCGGGTTCACCACGATCCTGAAGAAGTGCATGCTGCGCGTGCCGCTGATGGAGACCACCGCGTGCAGCGACCAGGAGGAGCGCATCGAGCGGAATATGCGGGCGTTCGACTCCACCTTCGAGGACATCGTCGACGAGATCCGCGAGCGCGCGCCCGACGCGCGCATCCTGGTTGTGGGCTATCCGCGGCTCTTCCCCACCGATCCCGAGGGGATGTACTACACCCTGGCGCCCCACGACCAGGAGTGGTTGAACCACATGCTCAAGCGGTTCAACAAGCAGGTGCGGCAGAGCACGGCCGAGCTGGACGCCGGGATCGTCGAGGACCGCCAGACCGGCAGTGTGGAGTACGTGCGGATGTACGACGCGTTGAAGGGGCACGAGATCGGCTCCGAGAAGCCGTGGCTCAACGGTGTGCTGCTGGGCGACTTCGCCGACGGCGTCCGGGTCGACCACGGCACCTTCCACCCCAACGCCCGCGGGCACAGGGCGTTCTCCGAGCAGGTCCTGCAGCGGTTGGAGGAGGGACCGGACCGGGCGCTGTACGCCGCGCAGGAGACTCTGGACAACGCCAGCCCGGAGGTACTGGCGGGCGAACTGGACTGA
- a CDS encoding aminotransferase class I/II-fold pyridoxal phosphate-dependent enzyme, protein MATRSPAPFDRLADAARERASAGLTRRLRPRSADPGAGTVDLAGNDYLAFARHPDVTAAAAAAARRWGAGATGSRLVTGDTMLHRELEDELADFCGTEAALVFSSGYTANLGMVTSLSGPSAALVCDRNNHASLIDAARLAKAAGTRVLLFDHADTAAAEAALADAGREHRMLLTDTVFSVDGDLTDTAALARACAEDGAALLLDDAHGLGVVGEGGAGALTAAGLRGAPGAAAAVTLSKSLGAQGGAVLGPGALVRHLVETARSFVFDTGLAPPAAGGALAALRLLRAEPERPGRLRSVALRLSAGLNAAGLDATRPDAAVVSVAAPSRGEAVAWAERCRAAGVAVGCFRPPSVPDGRSRIRLTAHADLTDVQVERAVEVIAATGPTGGAR, encoded by the coding sequence ATGGCGACCCGGAGCCCCGCTCCGTTCGACCGGCTCGCCGACGCGGCCCGCGAGCGCGCGTCCGCGGGCCTGACCCGGCGGTTGCGTCCCCGGTCCGCGGACCCCGGCGCGGGCACCGTCGACCTGGCGGGCAACGACTACCTCGCATTCGCCCGCCACCCCGACGTGACCGCGGCGGCCGCGGCCGCCGCGCGCCGCTGGGGCGCCGGCGCCACCGGGTCCCGCCTGGTCACCGGCGACACGATGCTCCACCGCGAACTCGAAGACGAGCTCGCCGACTTCTGCGGCACAGAGGCGGCTCTGGTGTTCTCGTCCGGCTACACCGCCAACCTCGGCATGGTCACCTCCCTGTCCGGCCCGTCGGCGGCGCTGGTCTGCGACCGCAACAACCACGCCTCCCTCATCGACGCCGCGCGGCTGGCCAAGGCGGCGGGCACGCGCGTGCTGCTGTTCGACCACGCCGACACCGCCGCGGCCGAGGCGGCCCTGGCCGACGCGGGGCGCGAGCACCGGATGCTGCTCACCGACACCGTGTTCTCCGTGGACGGGGACCTGACCGACACCGCGGCCCTGGCTCGCGCCTGCGCCGAGGACGGCGCCGCGCTGCTGCTGGACGATGCGCACGGGCTCGGCGTCGTCGGAGAAGGCGGCGCGGGCGCGCTGACCGCGGCGGGACTGCGCGGTGCGCCGGGCGCGGCGGCGGCGGTCACGCTGTCGAAGTCGCTGGGCGCGCAGGGCGGAGCCGTCCTGGGACCGGGCGCCCTCGTCCGGCATCTGGTGGAGACGGCCCGCAGCTTCGTCTTCGACACCGGGCTGGCGCCGCCCGCCGCCGGCGGCGCGCTGGCCGCGTTGCGGCTGCTGCGGGCCGAACCGGAGCGTCCCGGCCGGCTGCGGTCTGTCGCGCTCAGACTCTCCGCAGGGCTGAACGCGGCCGGGCTGGACGCGACCCGGCCGGATGCCGCCGTCGTCTCGGTCGCCGCCCCCTCCCGCGGGGAGGCCGTGGCCTGGGCCGAGCGCTGCCGCGCCGCCGGCGTCGCTGTGGGCTGCTTCCGGCCGCCGTCGGTGCCCGACGGCCGCTCCCGGATCCGGCTCACGGCGCATGCGGACCTGACGGATGTGCAGGTGGAGCGGGCGGTGGAAGTGATCGCCGCGACGGGGCCGACCGGCGGCGCGCGCTGA